One window of Hypanus sabinus isolate sHypSab1 chromosome 18, sHypSab1.hap1, whole genome shotgun sequence genomic DNA carries:
- the zbtb34 gene encoding zinc finger and BTB domain-containing protein 34 isoform X1 has protein sequence MVEWFCWFLILTTEEMDNSGYIQFDVPEYSNCVLSQLNELRLQGKLCDIIVHIQGQPFRAHKAVLAASSPYFRDHSALSTMSGLSISVIKNPDVFEQLLSFCYTGRLSLHLKDVVSFLTAASFLQMQCIIDKCTQILESIHSKFSIVSIDSVVVNTEDNQGNRNGVRDSNSRFLNPVEISPPYYGQVRPTTIPSETRMETVHNRGFQNRAMEERHSDPGSSGSISEHEIQIEGDHEQAELIVRETNPISAQITEVKVKMEKSDRPSCSDSSSVGDDGYHTEMVDGDHVDRMVAVNVSSYGPVLQQAFSLSQPASQSAGLSTTYGCLTNSSPSRSMLSNFRGRGRLKRNIQIQNEGQNVISQSSDGDGGPNRQSFESTPHDHDGREHWFPYNQRLICIYCGKSFNQKGSLDRHMRLHMGITPFVCRFCGKKYTRKDQLEYHIRGHTDDKPYRCEICGKCFPFQGTLNQHLRKNHPGASEIRSRIESPDRTDAHTEQKEGDAPSPSEDSHMETTVQEVLPLSHISE, from the coding sequence GTTCTTAATTTTGACCACAGAAGAAATGGATAACAGTGGATATATTCAGTTTGACGTGCCTGAGTACAGCAACTGTGTTCTGAGCCAACTTAACGAGCTACGCTTGCAAGGAAAGTTATGTGATATTATAGTTCACATCCAGGGTCAGCCGTTCAGAGCCCACAAGGCCGTCCTAGCTGCCAGCTCCCCTTATTTCCGAGATCATTCAGCACTGAGCACCATGAGTGGTTTATCAATATCAGTTATTAAAAATCCAGATGTATTCGAACAATTGCTTTCATTTTGTTACACTGGGAGACTCTCGTTGCACTTGAAAGACGTTGTTAGTTTTCTTACTGCTGCAAGCTTTCTGCAGATGCAGTGCATAATTGACAAATGCACTCAGATCTTGGAGAGTATTCACTCGAAATTCAGTATTGTGAGTATTGACTCTGTGGTGGTCAATACTGAAGATAATCAGGGAAATCGCAACGGGGTTAGAGATAGCAATAGCCGCTTCTTAAATCCGGTTGAAATCTCACCGCCGTACTATGGGCAAGTACGGCCGACGACAATTCCTAGCGAAACACGGATGGAAACTGTGCACAACCGAGGTTTTCAGAATCGGGCAATGGAGGAAAGGCACTCTGACCCCGGAAGCAGTGGCAGCATCTCAGAGCACGAAATCCAGATCGAGGGTGATCACGAGCAAGCAGAGCTCATCGTGCGGGAGACCAACCCGATCAGTGCCCAGATCACGGAGGTCAAGGTCAAAATGGAGAAGTCCGACCGGCCGAGTTGCTCAGACAGCTCGTCAGTGGGTGACGACGGTTACCATACGGAAATGGTAGATGGCGATCACGTCGACAGAATGGTGGCCGTGAACGTCAGCTCGTACGGGCCAGTGTTGCAGCAGGCTTTCTCACTGTCTCAGCCCGCATCCCAGTCAGCTGGTTTGTCGACCACCTATGGTTGTCTCACCAACTCGAGCCCCTCTAGATCTATGCTTAGTAATTTTAGGGGTCGAGGACGACTGAAACGAAACATACAGATCCAGAATGAAGGACAGAATGTGATTAGTCAGTCTTCTGATGGCGATGGTGGGCCAAACAGGCAAAGCTTTGAGAGTACTCCTCATGACCATGATGGAAGGGAGCACTGGTTCCCATACAATCAAAGGCTTATCTGCATCTATTGTGGAAAATCCTTCAATCAGAAAGGGAGTCTTGACCGACACATGCGGCTTCACATGGGAATCACCCCTTTCGTCTGCCGCTTTTGTGGAAAAAAATACACTCGCAAAGACCAACTCGAGTATCACATCCGAGGGCACACGGATGACAAGCCGTACCGCTGTGAGATCTGTGGTAAATGCTTCCCTTTCCAAGGCACTCTGAATCAGCATTTGAGGAAAAATCACCCGGGCGCATCCGAAATCAGAAGTCGGATTGAGTCGCCAGACCGGACTGATGCCCACACAGAACAGAAGGAAGGTGACGCACCTTCTCCCTCAGAGGATTCCCACATGGAGACTACGGTGCAGGAAGTTCTACCATTGTCTCATATTTCTGAATGA
- the zbtb34 gene encoding zinc finger and BTB domain-containing protein 34 isoform X2 produces the protein MDNSGYIQFDVPEYSNCVLSQLNELRLQGKLCDIIVHIQGQPFRAHKAVLAASSPYFRDHSALSTMSGLSISVIKNPDVFEQLLSFCYTGRLSLHLKDVVSFLTAASFLQMQCIIDKCTQILESIHSKFSIVSIDSVVVNTEDNQGNRNGVRDSNSRFLNPVEISPPYYGQVRPTTIPSETRMETVHNRGFQNRAMEERHSDPGSSGSISEHEIQIEGDHEQAELIVRETNPISAQITEVKVKMEKSDRPSCSDSSSVGDDGYHTEMVDGDHVDRMVAVNVSSYGPVLQQAFSLSQPASQSAGLSTTYGCLTNSSPSRSMLSNFRGRGRLKRNIQIQNEGQNVISQSSDGDGGPNRQSFESTPHDHDGREHWFPYNQRLICIYCGKSFNQKGSLDRHMRLHMGITPFVCRFCGKKYTRKDQLEYHIRGHTDDKPYRCEICGKCFPFQGTLNQHLRKNHPGASEIRSRIESPDRTDAHTEQKEGDAPSPSEDSHMETTVQEVLPLSHISE, from the coding sequence ATGGATAACAGTGGATATATTCAGTTTGACGTGCCTGAGTACAGCAACTGTGTTCTGAGCCAACTTAACGAGCTACGCTTGCAAGGAAAGTTATGTGATATTATAGTTCACATCCAGGGTCAGCCGTTCAGAGCCCACAAGGCCGTCCTAGCTGCCAGCTCCCCTTATTTCCGAGATCATTCAGCACTGAGCACCATGAGTGGTTTATCAATATCAGTTATTAAAAATCCAGATGTATTCGAACAATTGCTTTCATTTTGTTACACTGGGAGACTCTCGTTGCACTTGAAAGACGTTGTTAGTTTTCTTACTGCTGCAAGCTTTCTGCAGATGCAGTGCATAATTGACAAATGCACTCAGATCTTGGAGAGTATTCACTCGAAATTCAGTATTGTGAGTATTGACTCTGTGGTGGTCAATACTGAAGATAATCAGGGAAATCGCAACGGGGTTAGAGATAGCAATAGCCGCTTCTTAAATCCGGTTGAAATCTCACCGCCGTACTATGGGCAAGTACGGCCGACGACAATTCCTAGCGAAACACGGATGGAAACTGTGCACAACCGAGGTTTTCAGAATCGGGCAATGGAGGAAAGGCACTCTGACCCCGGAAGCAGTGGCAGCATCTCAGAGCACGAAATCCAGATCGAGGGTGATCACGAGCAAGCAGAGCTCATCGTGCGGGAGACCAACCCGATCAGTGCCCAGATCACGGAGGTCAAGGTCAAAATGGAGAAGTCCGACCGGCCGAGTTGCTCAGACAGCTCGTCAGTGGGTGACGACGGTTACCATACGGAAATGGTAGATGGCGATCACGTCGACAGAATGGTGGCCGTGAACGTCAGCTCGTACGGGCCAGTGTTGCAGCAGGCTTTCTCACTGTCTCAGCCCGCATCCCAGTCAGCTGGTTTGTCGACCACCTATGGTTGTCTCACCAACTCGAGCCCCTCTAGATCTATGCTTAGTAATTTTAGGGGTCGAGGACGACTGAAACGAAACATACAGATCCAGAATGAAGGACAGAATGTGATTAGTCAGTCTTCTGATGGCGATGGTGGGCCAAACAGGCAAAGCTTTGAGAGTACTCCTCATGACCATGATGGAAGGGAGCACTGGTTCCCATACAATCAAAGGCTTATCTGCATCTATTGTGGAAAATCCTTCAATCAGAAAGGGAGTCTTGACCGACACATGCGGCTTCACATGGGAATCACCCCTTTCGTCTGCCGCTTTTGTGGAAAAAAATACACTCGCAAAGACCAACTCGAGTATCACATCCGAGGGCACACGGATGACAAGCCGTACCGCTGTGAGATCTGTGGTAAATGCTTCCCTTTCCAAGGCACTCTGAATCAGCATTTGAGGAAAAATCACCCGGGCGCATCCGAAATCAGAAGTCGGATTGAGTCGCCAGACCGGACTGATGCCCACACAGAACAGAAGGAAGGTGACGCACCTTCTCCCTCAGAGGATTCCCACATGGAGACTACGGTGCAGGAAGTTCTACCATTGTCTCATATTTCTGAATGA